Proteins encoded together in one Octopus bimaculoides isolate UCB-OBI-ISO-001 chromosome 24, ASM119413v2, whole genome shotgun sequence window:
- the LOC106878703 gene encoding MORC family CW-type zinc finger protein 3 has translation MASTQGIQLSKVSPSFLQANSTSHTWTFSAMAELIDNAYDPDVNASQLWIDKTIFNNKICLTFVDNGNGMDPEKLLRMLSFGFCEKVAVSGHKPIGQYGNGFKSGSMRLGRDALVFTRNLNSMSVGMLSQSYLEAVREETVLVPIVTWKLPQKTRSANQGSLNNLRAILKYSIFRKESSLLEELGTLEMLKTGTKIIIYNLKRGNDGKLELDFESDSADIRNPESHEFDYSSINRPLSQYSPEYRRSLREYCSILYLKPRMKIILRGKKVQTKLISKSLSRTETDIYRPTWLPKPILLTFGFSPNKNEFDSENYGVLMYHRNRLIKAYEKVGYQRQANELGVGVVGVVEVDFLDPIHNKQDFKRTDRYNTFMTSLGTKLNDYWNEKCGGSSSVKIQSVSSATGTLFPSVAPEPDWLWVQCDNCLKWRRLPTGIGFRDLPEKWYCHMNPDASHNRCDVEEEPEDEDEALRRPSYEKTFKKAQEIQRKRKQIEEVTSSTEKKPSTTELTQAQKALESLIQKQKTQAKIIQKLKSQKDHIKTKQVEILKAAEVLHMVQRRNDNYLDTNWSNVSSTSQPNRMIPAAGVTPPGKRSLDTAPETVTLVKRHRIKTEDGNYVTVTLNEDTASVPDLATRRREEKEKSNQEPVGVIDLTDDDDPKMKSTNGILPASNSNMMPTSDVSVAVEVSETPIDMEVTAMEVTRNRSSASANEVVSVLPSANRALNEDDGIKIISVNSVASLPTQAAAADSVVSAAQPQNNASPAAVTPAAAASPPSSSASRLASEPAVSEDGEEENLDCVKKRLNELRENVKRLIEIIVPNIDFGEHKIDDVVVEMIRINSQVNS, from the exons ATGGCTTCAACTCAGGGGATTCAGCTGAGCAAA gtGAGCCCCTCGTTTTTGCAAGCCAACTCAACTAGTCACACATGGACGTTCAGTGCGATGGCCGAGCTCATCG ACAATGCCTATGATCCAGATGTCAATGCATCTCAGCTGTGGATTGACAAGACAATCTTTAATAATAAAATCTGTTTGACATTTGTGGATAATGGAAATGGAATGGATCCAGAGAAATTACTTAGAATGTTAAG ttttgGATTCTGTGAAAAGGTTGCCGTTAGCGGACATAAACCAATAGGGCAATATGGCAACGGCTTCAAGTCTGGTTCAATGCGTCTTGGTCGTGATGCACTTGTTTTTACCCGAAATCTGAACAGTATGAGTGTCGGCATGTTGTCACAATCATACCTCGAAGCTGTCCGGGAGGAGACTGTGCTTGTCCCTATCGTCACCTGGAAACTTCCTCAGA AAACTCGCTCTGCCAACCAAGGGAGTTTAAACAACTTAAGAGCAATTCTCAAGTACTCTATATTTCGCAAAGAAAGCAGCTTACTTGAGGAACTTGGCACTCTTGAAATGCTCAAAACTGGAACCAAAATTATTATCTACAATTTGAAAAG GGGCAATGATGGCAAGCTCGAACTGGACTTCGAAAGTGATTCTGCCGACATCCGAAATCCAGAGAGTCACGAGTTTGATTACTCCTCTATCAACCGTCCTCTCAGCCAGTACTCACCCGAGTACCGTAGATCACTTAGA GAATACTGTTCCATCCTCTATTTGAAACCTAGGATGAAGATTATACTTCGAGGTAAAAAAGTTCAAACCAAATTAATTTCAAAGAGTTTGTCCAGAACAGAAACAGACATCTATCGACCTACCTGGCTT CCAAAACCGATTCTGCTTACGTTCGGCTTCAGTCCAAACAAGAATGAATTTGATTCAGAAAATTATGGTGTGTTGATGTATCATCGGAACCGATTGATCAAAGCCTATGAGAAAGTCGGTTACCAGCGGCAG GCCAATGaacttggtgttggtgttgtcggagttgttgaggtggattttcttgATCCcattcacaacaaacaagattttAAACGAACAGACCGATATAA TACCTTCATGACATCGTTAGGGACCAAATTAAATGACTACTGGAATGAGAagtgtggtggtagtagcagtgtgAAGATCCAGTCAGTGTCTAGTGCCACTGG AACGCTGTTTCCTTC AGTTGCTCCAGAACCTGACTGGTTGTGGGTGCAGTGTGATAACTGCTTGAAATGGCGCCGTCTGCCAACTGGGATTGGGTTCCGAGACTTACCAGAGAAATGGTATTGTCACATGAACCCTGATGCCTCTCATAA TCGATGTGATGTTGAAGAGGAAccagaagatgaagatgaagccCTCCGTCGACCCTCCtatgaaaaaacattcaaaaaaGCTCA AGAAATccaaagaaaacgaaaacaaattgAAGAA gtGACCAGTTCAACAGAGAAGAAACCCAGCACAACAGAACTGACACAGGCTCAAAAGGCTTTAGAATCCttaatccaaaaacaaaaaacccaagCAAAGATAATCCAAAAACTAAAGTCACAGAAAGATCACATCAAAACGAAGCAAGTTGAGATCTTGAAAGCAGCTGAAGTTCTTCACATGGTGCAACGACGTAACGAT AACTACCTCGACACAAACTGGTCAAATGTCAGCTCCACAAG cCAACCGAACCGCATGATACCTGCAGCTGGTGTAACTCCTCCCGGTAAACGTTCCTTAGACACAGCACCAGAAACTGTCACTTTAGTGAAGCGCCATCGCATCAAGACAGAGGACGGTAACTACGTGACAGTGACGTTGAACGAGGACACTGCTTCCGTACCTGACCTGGCCACTCGTCGgcgagaagagaaagagaaaagcaatCAGGAGCCCGTCGGGGTGATTGATTTGACAGACGATGATGACCCTAAAATGAAAAGCACGAATGGTATACTGCCAGCATCGAATAGCAACATGATGCCTACCTCAGACGTGTCAGTCGCTGTTGAAGTCAGTGAAACACCAATAGACATGGAAGTAACTGCAATGGAGGTAACAAGGAATCGCTCTTCGGCTAGTGCCAACGAGGTTGTCTCTGTGCTGCCATCGGCCAATCGGGCACTAAATGAAGACGACGGCATAAAGATAATCTCTGTGAATTCTGTTGCTTCGTTGCCGACGCAGGCGGCTGCGGCCGATTCTGTTGTCTCTGCTGCACAGCCACAGAACAATGCATCCCCTGCTGCAGTGACTcctgcagcagcagcatcaccaccatcctcctctgCTTCGAGACTCGCATCCGAGCCTGCTGTGAGCGAAGATGGTGAAGAGGAGAACCTGGATTGTGTGAAGAAACGGTTGAATGAGTTGCGTGAAAATGTGAAGAGATTAATCGAAATAATCGTCCCAAACATAGACTTTGGCGAACACAAAATCGATGACGTTGTTGTCGAGATGATTCGGATTAATTCACAGGTGAACTCATGA